In Solanum lycopersicum chromosome 3, SLM_r2.1, the genomic stretch tatattattttggctttgacaaataactctattttactTGATCTTGGACTCTAGCTTGACTTCTTTTGCTGCGTACATTTGCTACTGTTCTTTGTGCtttttgtctatcatcaaaacgaATTATCGATTCTATCACATTCTATCACATTCCCCTTTTTTGATGAAGACAAACGTGTAACGTGTGATGCATGCGCAAATAACTCTTCTCCCTTTTGACGAATCAAAAAGAAACCAACAGCGGCTAATCAACACTAATCAATATCCATAGCAACGAAATACGCCCAGCCAGTTGAGCAATATAAATTGTTCTGGCAACAAAACAATGAGCACCAATACAGAGTGAAACCAACTAAGAGAACCAGGTTCAAACAACATGCTTTATCACTGTGGAGGTTGACCAGGCTTAGTTGAAGCAGAAGCCAGCATATCCAAAACTCTGTCAACTCTTGCATTGTTAACAAGTTGCTGCTGCACTAACTGATCCTTCAACCTTTGTATATCAGCATTTGAGGAATCAAGCTCAGCACGTAGCTTCTAGTTGTCTGATTCAAGAGAGGCGTTCTTTTCTTCAGCTACTTTAAGTTCCCTAAGTAATTGAGCAACAGGACCAGATGTACGTGGAGACGCAGTTGCAACCTGCTCCGACTCCATAGGAATGCCACAATCAGCAAGAATAGTTTGAGTGAACATATCTGCACGAGTTAAAATTCTGTCTTCTCCTAATGGTACTTCAAAAGCATCAAACACTCTAGTCAACAAGTTTCCAAAAGCTAACTGATGAGAACCTAACTTAGGATCCACAATTCTAGCAAGATGTTTGATAATCAGTGTAGGCCAATCAATGCGCTCTTTGCACTGAAGTGCATTCATAAGTCCCATGTCTCGTATGGAGGCAATGTGACGTTGGTGACCTCGAGGCAGTATCACCTTATGAACTATCTCAAAAAGAAGCTTATGCAAAGATCGCAGTATTCCCTTTAAAACAGTTTGAGCCCTAGAATTGACTCTACCTTGAGAGAATCGGCCTGGCAGACTAGAACACTCATCAAAACCCCAATTGTACTCATTTATCCCCACAGATGGTATATGCAAGATTTCCCCAAGCTTGGTTGCATCAAACACAATGTCAACCCCCTTTACACTAGACGACACCACATCTCCTTCTAGGATTACCAAGTTCGTATAGAAATCGACCACTTccttttcataaatcaaactaGGTTCTAGAAATAACTCCTCCCACCCCTGAAACCTTAGGAGTTCACAAACCAGCTTCACTATATCCATTGAAAGTATATCAGGGTGAAAGGTTCTACCCCTAAGCACTGATTTGGTTTGGAAGTACTTTTTCCTTCACACTTTTAGAAATTTATCTGCATTTCTTTTCGCAGATTTTGATTTGGATTGAGGAGTAGCAGAATGTTTACCCTCAGACATAGCATCAGTATCAGAATCAAGATCCATTGGGGAGACTGATAAAGTAACAGGAGACTTACCCAATCGACGACTCTTTACCCCAGATGTTGCATCATCAGCTGGCTTGACCACATGCGCACTCCTTGTGACTGGCCTGTGTGGACGACCCTATTTGATTGCAATGTGCTTTCTTGGCCGCCTTGGTTTTGTAGGGTGAAGGGAACTCAAAAGAATATCATCATGGATTGGAGATAGTGGTGGGTTTTGAGGAGCGATTTGGTGAGATGGTGAAGGAGGGGGAATGTTTGGGACAGTGGTTGTGGGAGATTGTGGGTTTCGTGAAAGTGGGGTTTCTTGGAACGGTGATACTGGGGTTTCTTGGACTGGTGATGGGGGAGATTCGATGATGGGTGGTGGTGGGGAGTTTGTAACGACAGGTGAAGATGCTCCTTTAACTAGTGATGGTGAAGGGGTTACTTGTGGTGGTGGAGATGTAGCTTTTAGTGGTGGTGATGGAGCttttggtggtggtgatggagTTTTTAGTGGTGGTGATGGAGCTTTTGGTGGTGGTGTGGTTGGGAGTTGGCTTTCTTCCCCAAGATTGGGCACAATATCAACAACTGGGTTCTCTTCCCCCTGAGAATATGCACTATCAGACGAGCTTTCGTTATCAGAGTAAGCAACAAGTGGATTAGTCATGGTGATGGAAGGGATTTTGGTTTCTTGGTTTTCTGAAGAATGAAGATGAGAGAAAGTTGGTTGCTAGTTTAGAGAGAGTGCTTTATTGGGAACGGTTTTGATGTTGTAATCAAGGGGTTGGAGTAATTATGGGGGATTGACAACGAGGAGACGTTCCCTGTGACGGTTGCACCTGCTTTTCAGAGAGGGGACATGGGAGAGAGAAGATGAGATTAATTTCccccaaattattttttttaaccttttttttaatttaacccttttttttaaatgtaaagaTTATGTAGAACCATTTTGACTGAACCTGGTTTATACCTCATTAGAACTTGATTGGGCATAGTTCATTCTAAGAAGATGAGCCCTAACTCAAGTCTATTTTTCTGAAATGACTCTCTTCCTAGTGCCTTGGTGAAAATATCAGCAACTTGATTCTCAGTTTTGCAGAACTCCATTATTATGTGtcctttttcaacattatcaCGAACAAAGTGATGTCCAACATCTATGTGTTTGGTGCGCTTGTGTTGAACTGGGTTTTTGGCCATGTTTATAGCACTTGTGTTATCACATAGAATAGGAATACAACCTGTTTCTATACCAAAGTCTTTAAGCTGCTGCTTTATCCAAAAAAGTTGGGCACAACACGAAGCAGCTGCAACATACTCAGCCTCTGCAGTAGATAGAGCcattgaattttgttttcttgttgccCAGGATATTAAACATGGTCCTAAAAAGTGTGCCATCCCAGAAGTACTTTTTCTATCAACCATGTGTCCTGCATAATCAGCGTCAGCAAATCCCTTTAGATCAAAAGAGTCACCCGTTGGATACCAGAGAACCAGGTTTATTGTacctttcaaatatctcagaATTCTCTTGACAacttttagatgtgattcctTTGGACAAGACTGAAATCTTGCACAT encodes the following:
- the LOC138347408 gene encoding secreted RxLR effector protein 161-like; this translates as MNEAKTNDTPIGTTTKLDKDEPGSPVNDTRYRGMIGSLLYLTASRPDIVFSVGLCARFQSCPKESHLKVVKRILRYLKGTINLVLWYPTGDSFDLKGFADADYAGHMVDRKSTSGMAHFLGPCLISWATRKQNSMALSTAEAEYVAAASCCAQLFWIKQQLKDFGIETGCIPILCDNTSAINMAKNPVQHKRTKHIDVGHHFVRDNVEKGHIIMEFCKTENQVADIFTKALGRESFQKNRLELGLIFLE